One Hemibagrus wyckioides isolate EC202008001 linkage group LG07, SWU_Hwy_1.0, whole genome shotgun sequence DNA segment encodes these proteins:
- the wnt9a gene encoding protein Wnt-9a: MPDGRVAVRAWSTLTLIAALCSLPPPSHAYFGLTGNEPLSMLSFQPEDGPARAHYKLCDRLKLEKKQRRMCRRDPGVAETLMEAISLSALECQYQFRFERWNCTLEGRYRANILKRGFKETAFLYAISSAGLTHAMAKACSAGRMERCTCDEAPDLENRKAWQWGGCGDNLKYSNKFVKDFLGKRSNKDLRARVDMHNSHVGMKVIKSGVDTTCKCHGVSGSCTVQTCWRQLAPFHKIGMVLKQRYETALKVASATNQAKGEGEPAHAPPRARAEPFSRTSDLLHIEDSPNFCQASMYSAGTAARKCHKDKNCDAICCGRGHNTQSRVLTRPCQCQVRWCCYVECKQCTQKEEVYTCKG; the protein is encoded by the exons GCTGACGGGGAATGAGCCCCTGTCCATGCTGAGCTTCCAGCCCGAGGACGGACCAGCGAGGGCACACTACAAACTCTGCGACCGGCTCAAACTGGAGAAGAAGCAGCGCAGGATGTGCAGACGAGACCCGGGCGTGGCCGAGACACTCATGGAGGCCATCAGCCTCAGTGCACTCGAGTGTCAGTACCAGTTCCGCTTCGAAAGGTGGAACTGCACCTTAGAAGGACGCTACAGagcaaacattttaaaaagag gttttaaAGAGACGGCGTTCCTCTACGCAATCTCCTCAGCTGGTTTGACCCATGCCATGGCTAAAGCGTGCAGTGCAGGACGGATGGAGCGCTGCACCTGTGACGAGGCTCCTGACCTGGAGAACCGAAAGGCCTGGCAGTGGGGGGGCTGCGGGGACAACCTCAAATACAGCAACAAGTTCGTCAAGGACTTCCTGGGCAAGAGGTCCAACAAGGACCTGCGTGCCCGCGTTGACATGCACAACAGCCATGTTGGCATGAAG GTCATTAAGTCTGGAGTGGATACCACCTGTAAGTGCCACGGCGTGTCAGGCTCGTGTACGGTGCAGACGTGTTGGCGTCAGCTGGCGCCGTTCCACAAAATCGGCATGGTTTTGAAGCAGCGCTACGAGACGGCACTCAAGGTAGCCAGCGCCACCAACCAGGCGAAAGGCGAGGGCGAGCCGGCCCACGCACCACCGCGCGCCCGAGCCGAGCCTTTCTCACGCACCTCTGACCTGCTGCACATCGAGGACTCGCCCAATTTCTGCCAGGCCAGCATGTACTCGGCAGGGACGGCAGCGCGAAAGTGCCACAAGGACAAGAACTGTGACGCCATCTGCTGCGGGCGCGGTCATAACACGCAGAGCCGCGTGCTGACCCGGCCGTGCCAATGCCAGGTGCGCTGGTGCTGCTACGTCGAGTGTAAGCAGTGCACGCAAAAAGAGGAAGTGTATACTTGCaaggggtaa